In one window of Helianthus annuus cultivar XRQ/B chromosome 17, HanXRQr2.0-SUNRISE, whole genome shotgun sequence DNA:
- the LOC110921324 gene encoding zinc finger A20 and AN1 domain-containing stress-associated protein 5 has product MAQRTEKEETEFKSLPETLTLCVNNCGVVGAPATNNMCQNCFNATTTTSQRNRTRSNSVTSSSRTVDLLLDESIVVVDEQLKDLKRNEVTVVKKVVNRCSGCRKRVGLTGFRCRCGDLFCSEHRYSDRHDCSYDYKTAGREAIAKDNPVVKAAKIVRI; this is encoded by the coding sequence ATGGCTCAGAGAACAGAAAAGGAAGAAACGGAATTCAAATCGCTACCGGAAACCCTAACTCTCTGCGTCAACAACTGCGGCGTCGTCGGAGCTCCGGCGACGAACAACATGTGTCAAAACTGCTTCAACGCCACTACAACGACGTCGCAACGCAACCGTACCAGATCTAATTCCGTTACGTCATCATCACGTACGGTAGATCTGCTGTTAGATGAATCAATTGTTGTTGTAGATGAACAATTGAAGGATTTGAAGCGGAACGAAGTTACGGTGGTAAAGAAGGTGGTTAATCGGTGCTCTGGTTGCCGGAAAAGAGTCGGTTTGACCGGATTCCGGTGCCGGTGTGGTGATTTGTTCTGTTCGGAGCACCGGTACTCTGACCGGCATGATTGTAGTTATGATTATAAAACCGCTGGTCGTGAAGCGATTGCGAAGGATAATCCGGTGGTTAAAGCGGCAAAAATCGTTAGAATATGA